In Paracoccus contaminans, the genomic stretch TGCCCCAAGGAAGCCCAGAGCAGCACCAGTCCGAAGGCCATGCCGAGCAGCGGGTCGACGGCGAGGAAGCCGGTAAAGCGGATCACCAGGGCCGAGATGATGATGAGGAAGCTGCCGACGAACGTCTGCAGGATGTGCCAGTAGGCGCCCCGCATGTTCAGGTTGTCCTTCTGGCGCTCGTACAGGAGCCAGAGGGCGACAAGCTCGGTGGCGATGCCCCCCGCTGCCGCGATCAGCATCGGCGTGGTGGCCAACTCGATCGGCTCCATGAGGCGCATCGCGCCCATCCACAGCACGAAAATGGCCATTCCGACGAGAAAGAGGCCGTTGAAGAGGGCGCCGAGGATCTCCGCGCGAATGTAGCCGAAGGTGCGCGCCGGGCTGGACTTCCGCTCGCTCAGGCGCATGGCGACCAAGGCGATGAGCACGCCGCCGACGGCCGAGAAGGTGTGGAAGGCATCCGACATGACGGCGACTGAGCCCGTCCAGATGCCGATCCCGAGTTCAACGATGAAGTAAAGGCCGGTGAGCCAGCCGGAGATGACAAGCGCTTTGCGATCACCGCTCGCGGGCAGGTGGCCCGTATGGCTGCCGTGAGACATCGACATGGGTTCGCCTCCTGCTGACCGCGCATCATGCATCGTCGCGGTCGTTGAGGCCGCCGCAGCTCCAAGCTCCGGCGGCCCGAGTCCTTACTGCTGGCCCGCGTTCTCCTCGACCCAGGCGGTCATCTCCTCGATTTCCGGGCCTTGGGCGTCGATGATCTTCTGAGCCATCGCTTTCGACTCCTCATCGTCGCCATACTTCAGCTCGACTTCTGCCATGGCGATGGCGCCCGCATGATGCGCGATCATCCCGCAGTGGAAGGCGAGGTCGGGATCCTCGATGGTGTGGGTGGCCATCATCGGACCGTTCATCTCCATCATGGCCTGCATGGAGGCTTGCTGGGCCTCATCCATGCCCTCCATGCCTCCCATCATGGCGGACATGTCCATGCCCTGCATCATCCCCGGCATCCCGGACTGCTGGATGGCGTCCTGGCAGCCCTGCGGCAGGATCGACAGGTCGGGCATGGGACCTCCCTGTCCCGCCATGTGGCCAGCCTGCCCGCCTGTCCCGCTCTCCTGAGCGAAAGCCGCGGGCGCGGCGAGAAGGGCAGCAACGACGGCGGCGAGTTCAAACTTGCGCATAAGGGTTCTCCTTTGATGTAACTGGTTTCGGTGGGGATCAGGCCGCCATTTTCCGGCAGCTCTCGGCGCACCGGCGGCACGCATCCACGCATTCCTGCATGTCGCCGACCTGCTCGCAGCTCCGGGCGCATTCCTCACAGATCTCGGCACACTCACGGCAGAGATGCTTGTGATGACTGGTGCCGATCAGCATGAAATTCGCCGCGGTCTGGCAAATTTCGGCGCAGGCGATCATGAGCCGGAAGTGCTCCGGCTCGACATGCCGGCCACCTGCCTCAAGACAATGGTTCATGGCCATGCTGAGGCAAGTGCTGTGGCAGCTCAGG encodes the following:
- a CDS encoding cation diffusion facilitator family transporter translates to MSMSHGSHTGHLPASGDRKALVISGWLTGLYFIVELGIGIWTGSVAVMSDAFHTFSAVGGVLIALVAMRLSERKSSPARTFGYIRAEILGALFNGLFLVGMAIFVLWMGAMRLMEPIELATTPMLIAAAGGIATELVALWLLYERQKDNLNMRGAYWHILQTFVGSFLIIISALVIRFTGFLAVDPLLGMAFGLVLLWASLGHPARVAAHPAARHAGGPGSRGCDRGHSGAGGRDGRASRPCLEPDVRAQRVLEPRLRSRLAGWRAGAEGGEQPPARPVQGLLLDHADRGILPCR
- a CDS encoding CopM family metallochaperone, with the protein product MRKFELAAVVAALLAAPAAFAQESGTGGQAGHMAGQGGPMPDLSILPQGCQDAIQQSGMPGMMQGMDMSAMMGGMEGMDEAQQASMQAMMEMNGPMMATHTIEDPDLAFHCGMIAHHAGAIAMAEVELKYGDDEESKAMAQKIIDAQGPEIEEMTAWVEENAGQQ
- a CDS encoding four-helix bundle copper-binding protein — translated: MHQMSPEMQSCIDECLSCHSTCLSMAMNHCLEAGGRHVEPEHFRLMIACAEICQTAANFMLIGTSHHKHLCRECAEICEECARSCEQVGDMQECVDACRRCAESCRKMAA